The DNA region GTCCGATTGGAATCTGTTCCACTCTGTGAGGTACGTGTCGAGTGCTCTCACAAACGCCCTGACGTTCTCGATGCCACGAACAACTTTGCGGTTCTCGATGATCGTCGGCAGAGGTCCAGGAGAAAGTTCGGATGGCCATTGGTCACCGATGGTGATGACATCATGTGCAACGACCATATCCCTGAGCCGTTTGGCGATTTCGGTGCACTCTTCGCAAGAGTCGCGCTGATACAAAGTGATCATGCTCTTCCAACCAGGTGAGGAGGATGCCCATTCCGAGACCATCCGATCCAGTGTCGGCAGCGGCATCAAACCCGACGAGAGCACAACATCGTGGAAGCCTTTGATGTCGAAACGGTCTCCCATCGTGTCACGGGCCTCCTGTCGCATTCTCATGATCTCCAGACGACCGATCATGTATGCAAGCGCCTGGCCGGGCCAGCCGATGTATCGGTCGACCTCGTTCGTGATCTGGCCAACGTTCATCGGTGAGTTGCTGGCAAGGAAGTCGATGGCTTGCTGGCGGCTCCACCCGTGTGCATGCATCCCAGTGTCGACGACGAGACGGCCCGCTCGCATCGAGTCCATCGAGAGCATGCCGATGCGTTCCAGCGGTCCGGTGTACAGGCCCATCTCATCGGCCAACCGTTCTGTGTACAGACCCCAGCCTTCGGCGTATGCAGTGATGTGAGCGTGCTTGCGGAAGTTTGGGACGTCCTGAAGTTCACCTGCAATGGCGAGTTGGAGGTGGTGGCCGGGGATGCCTTCGTGGTAGGCGAGCGCTTCGATCTCGAAACGGCCCCACCCGCTCGGGTCTGACGTGTTGACAAAAAAAGTACCGGGGCGGGACCCGTCGGCTGCGGGGCGAAAGTAGAACGCCAGGGGTCCTGACGGTGTTTCGCTCACGAGGCAATCGGCCTCAGGGAGCCTGCCGAACCAATCGCCCATTGCCGCTTTTGCTTTTGCCAGGGCGGCTTTAGATGCGGCAACGATCATTGGCCCATCCTCGAAGTGAAGCTCCGGATCGTTCCGGAGACGCCCATAGATCTCGGTGAGGTCTGAGGTGCCAAGGACTTCCGCTCCGAGTTCCTTGTATTCCTCATCAAGCTCCGAGTTCCTTGTATTCCTCATCAAGGCGTGCGATCGCGTCGAGTCCTATCTGGTGGATCTCTTCGGCGGTGAGGTGTGTCAGCGACGTATGTTTGCGAATCGCGTTTTGGTAGATGTTGTCTCCGTCGTCGAGCCAGCAAATCCCGGGTCTATCGTCTGGTCGTGCTTCAGGGAGCACCTTGTCTGCAATGACGTCACGGTAGGTCTTGAGTCCGGGACGAATATGGTCCGCGAGAGCCGAGGCGAGGTCTGTTTTCCATCGTGTTGTGTCGTCATCTGAGAAATCTTTGGGAACCCGGACGGCCAGCATTGGGTCGGACTCAATGGGAGACGTCAGTATCTCGTCGAGTTGTTCGACGGTCTTGCCAGCATGCAGGCCGATCGGCGTCCTCCCTTTCTCGACTCCTTGCGCAAGACGCGCCGCTGCTTCAACAAAGTAGCGGCCAATGCCTTCGTACTTCTCCAACAACGCTTCGGCGTGCTCCGGTTTTGCAATAGGTAGTTGCTGCATCTCTGTCGGGAGCATCGATTGCTCGCCGATGACATGGTTGACGGAGAGTTCGGCAGAACGCGCTTCGAGTCCGTGTGCGTTGGTTGTTGCGTCGAAAATCAGCACGTCGCGTGACACTTGTTCGTCCGCGGTGAGCGTCGATGGGTCCATTGCTTCGGCCTGTGCAGCGAACTTCTTGTAGGAGGCGATCGTGGCGTTCTCAGTTTCCAGAGACGGGTCTTCGTGGAGGTGCCCGAAGCGGTGATCACCCAGCATGAGCGCCATGGTGGGGTTATCAGCGAGTTGAAATTCCCAGAATTCCTCGCCGAGTGTGCGCAGTCGCTCGTTCATTGGGAACCCTTCGTTGCAGCGGTCCCGACCAGCGTACCGGATCGCCAGCTTTCCGATTGCGGCGGTACCGACTAATTTATAGGGCCGCGCTAAAATAGTGCGCGTATGCGCCCGTGGCTCAATTGGATAGAGCACCTGATTACGGATCAGGAGGTTGGGGGTTCAAGTCCCTCCGGGCGTACAAGACGACACCGCCTGCTCCGTGATCGGACAGGCGGTGTCTTGCGTTGCAGCGGACGCTTACCCCGACATGATCTAGTCGATTTGTTCCGCGGGGCGGGTTGCCACGACGAGGGTGTCGAGGGCAGTTCTTGGGCCGTCGGGGGTGTCGACGGTCCGCTCAGCCACTTCTGCAATGTCGATGTTGAGCCCGTTGAGTGACTCGATCGTGCGGTCCACGGTGTAACAAATCTCAGCGGTTGGTGGACCACCGTAACCATCGGTCATGTTTGACTCGTCGTGCGCAATGATGAAGATGGTTCCTCCCGGGCAAAGCCAGGTTTTGGCGTGAT from Acidobacteriota bacterium includes:
- a CDS encoding DUF885 domain-containing protein, whose product is MRNTRNSELDEEYKELGAEVLGTSDLTEIYGRLRNDPELHFEDGPMIVAASKAALAKAKAAMGDWFGRLPEADCLVSETPSGPLAFYFRPAADGSRPGTFFVNTSDPSGWGRFEIEALAYHEGIPGHHLQLAIAGELQDVPNFRKHAHITAYAEGWGLYTERLADEMGLYTGPLERIGMLSMDSMRAGRLVVDTGMHAHGWSRQQAIDFLASNSPMNVGQITNEVDRYIGWPGQALAYMIGRLEIMRMRQEARDTMGDRFDIKGFHDVVLSSGLMPLPTLDRMVSEWASSSPGWKSMITLYQRDSCEECTEIAKRLRDMVVAHDVITIGDQWPSELSPGPLPTIIENRKVVRGIENVRAFVRALDTYLTEWNRFQSDTCYVDEHGNVCDIPVPDLADARPVDATPADSSRG
- a CDS encoding DUF885 family protein; protein product: MNERLRTLGEEFWEFQLADNPTMALMLGDHRFGHLHEDPSLETENATIASYKKFAAQAEAMDPSTLTADEQVSRDVLIFDATTNAHGLEARSAELSVNHVIGEQSMLPTEMQQLPIAKPEHAEALLEKYEGIGRYFVEAAARLAQGVEKGRTPIGLHAGKTVEQLDEILTSPIESDPMLAVRVPKDFSDDDTTRWKTDLASALADHIRPGLKTYRDVIADKVLPEARPDDRPGICWLDDGDNIYQNAIRKHTSLTHLTAEEIHQIGLDAIARLDEEYKELGA